The following are encoded together in the Thermomonas brevis genome:
- a CDS encoding VOC family protein yields the protein MTHRSRLSGFIIDCNTGDLDAAADFWAQALGCTVADRDAGDATAEYQMLGDTPGDLHIEVQKVDHPSRVHLDIEADDIDAEAERLEKLGARKIAFVKRWWVMEAPTGQRFCVVKMKYPERGAPAKTWD from the coding sequence ATGACCCACCGCAGCCGCCTCTCCGGCTTCATCATCGACTGCAACACCGGCGACCTCGACGCCGCCGCCGACTTCTGGGCGCAGGCGCTGGGCTGCACCGTCGCCGACCGCGATGCCGGCGACGCCACCGCCGAATACCAGATGCTGGGCGACACGCCGGGCGATCTGCACATCGAAGTGCAGAAGGTCGATCACCCCTCGCGCGTGCACCTCGACATCGAGGCCGACGACATCGACGCCGAAGCCGAACGGCTGGAAAAACTCGGCGCCAGGAAGATCGCCTTCGTGAAGCGCTGGTGGGTGATGGAAGCGCCGACCGGGCAGCGCTTCTGCGTGGTGAAGATGAAGTACCCCGAGCGCGGCGCGCCGGCGAAGACCTGGGACTGA
- a CDS encoding metallophosphoesterase has translation MSRKRAWGRKLGWTLAAACVLALAGLAAWLENAQVKQTAGGVDVRLLLPLPRVGSIAVPLYADGAGQARIAGFLDGPVVRRDAEGGWHAAWFCEDRVMRADGSGPALSFECAGQRHALRIEQPTPPVADGAMPDEITVVSDIEGNARFLDDTLRKLGIADGDGQWRYGKGHLVVLGDSVDRGRAVFGVLWRLHQLALQAQDAGGAVHVLLGNHEQYALRGNFSRADPEHAYALERLGGYAAGYGPGTLLGDWLRAQPVMLKLGRTLFVHGGISPQLAAGPDDLPALNRRMRDYWRAPRAGAAEFEPVLGFTGLTQYRGMVAALDGKYPRATQADVDRAGARFGVDRIVVAHTQVPRVTSLYGGRVWAVNTGDADVRQQVLQFHAGEPAVVETGVSRSSDKPEGRVRAFSLSSARDRAVLAAAWRRMRQLSSLPHPY, from the coding sequence ATGTCGCGAAAGCGCGCATGGGGCAGGAAGCTGGGATGGACGCTGGCGGCGGCGTGCGTGCTGGCGCTCGCGGGGCTTGCCGCCTGGCTCGAGAACGCACAGGTGAAGCAGACCGCCGGCGGCGTCGACGTCCGCCTGTTGCTGCCGTTGCCGCGCGTCGGCTCGATCGCGGTGCCGCTGTACGCCGACGGCGCCGGGCAGGCGCGGATCGCCGGTTTCCTGGATGGCCCGGTGGTGCGGCGGGACGCGGAGGGCGGCTGGCATGCGGCATGGTTCTGCGAGGATCGCGTCATGCGCGCGGACGGCAGCGGGCCGGCGCTGTCGTTCGAATGCGCGGGCCAGCGCCACGCGCTGCGGATCGAACAGCCGACGCCGCCGGTCGCCGATGGCGCGATGCCCGACGAGATCACCGTGGTCAGCGACATCGAGGGCAACGCGCGTTTCCTGGACGACACCCTGCGCAAGCTGGGCATTGCGGACGGCGACGGGCAGTGGCGCTACGGCAAGGGCCATCTGGTGGTCCTGGGCGATTCGGTGGATCGCGGGCGCGCGGTGTTCGGCGTGCTCTGGCGCCTGCACCAGCTTGCGCTGCAGGCGCAGGACGCGGGCGGTGCCGTGCACGTGCTGCTCGGCAACCACGAGCAATACGCGCTGCGCGGCAATTTCTCGCGCGCCGATCCGGAGCATGCCTACGCGCTGGAACGCCTGGGCGGCTATGCGGCCGGCTATGGGCCTGGAACGCTGCTCGGCGACTGGCTGCGCGCGCAGCCGGTGATGCTGAAACTCGGGCGCACCCTGTTCGTGCATGGCGGCATCAGCCCGCAGCTCGCCGCCGGGCCGGACGATCTGCCCGCGCTCAACCGGCGCATGCGCGACTACTGGCGCGCGCCGCGCGCCGGCGCGGCGGAATTCGAACCCGTGCTCGGCTTCACCGGGCTGACCCAGTATCGGGGCATGGTCGCGGCGCTGGACGGGAAATACCCGCGCGCCACGCAGGCCGACGTGGACCGGGCCGGCGCGCGATTCGGCGTGGACCGCATCGTCGTGGCCCATACCCAGGTGCCGCGGGTGACGTCGTTGTACGGAGGCCGGGTGTGGGCGGTGAACACCGGCGACGCGGACGTGCGCCAGCAGGTGCTGCAATTCCACGCCGGCGAGCCGGCGGTGGTGGAGACGGGCGTGTCGCGCAGCAGCGACAAACCGGAAGGCCGCGTGCGCGCGTTCTCGCTGTCCAGTGCGCGCGACCGCGCGGTGCTGGCCGCCGCGTGGCGGCGGATGCGGCAACTCTCAAGCCTGCCGCATCCGTATTGA
- a CDS encoding MarR family winged helix-turn-helix transcriptional regulator, which produces MPKTPAPAQDLIDRLQEDWSRERPELATGAMGVVGRVIHLGHRFEADATRVLAPFGLHYTDLDVLATLRRSGRPYRLSPSQLQASVLLTSGAMTACLGRLERAGLIARTPSEHDRRSIHAELTPAGRALVDKALPLRFAEADRRVAGLNQAERKELARLLRKLTLATDAD; this is translated from the coding sequence ATGCCGAAGACGCCCGCGCCCGCACAGGACCTGATCGACCGCCTGCAAGAAGACTGGTCGCGCGAGCGGCCGGAGTTGGCGACCGGCGCGATGGGCGTCGTCGGCCGGGTGATCCACCTCGGGCACCGGTTCGAGGCCGATGCGACGCGCGTGCTCGCGCCGTTCGGCCTGCACTACACCGATCTCGACGTGCTGGCCACGCTGCGGCGCAGCGGCCGGCCGTACCGGCTGAGCCCCAGCCAGTTGCAGGCGTCGGTGCTGCTGACGTCCGGCGCGATGACCGCCTGCCTGGGACGGCTGGAACGCGCGGGCCTGATCGCGCGCACGCCATCGGAACACGACCGCCGCTCGATCCACGCCGAACTCACGCCGGCAGGCCGGGCGCTGGTGGACAAGGCCTTGCCCCTGCGCTTCGCGGAAGCGGATCGGCGCGTCGCCGGGCTCAACCAGGCCGAGCGCAAGGAACTGGCCCGCCTGCTGCGCAAGCTCACGCTGGCGACGGATGCGGACTGA